A region of Streptomyces sp. NBC_01750 DNA encodes the following proteins:
- a CDS encoding shikimate dehydrogenase, with the protein MSTPKRAAVLGSPIAHSLSPVLHRAAYAELGLANWSYDRFEVDEAGLPEFVEGLDASWAGLSLTMPLKRAIIPLLHGISDTAASVEAVNTVVFTEDGRRLGDNTDIPGMTAALRERGVDKVGSAAVLGAGATASSALAALSRICTGPVTAYVRSAARADEMRGWGERLGVEVRIADWAEAAVALRAPLVIATTPAGATDELAHAVPDRPGTLFDVLYDPWPTALAAAWSRQGGDVVGGLDLLVHQAVLQVEQMTGRTPAPLRAMRAAGEKALTSGRTA; encoded by the coding sequence GTGAGCACTCCGAAGCGGGCGGCGGTCCTCGGATCACCGATCGCCCACTCCCTCTCGCCGGTGCTGCACCGGGCGGCCTACGCGGAACTCGGCCTCGCCAACTGGTCGTACGACCGCTTCGAGGTGGACGAGGCGGGGCTGCCGGAATTCGTGGAGGGGCTCGATGCCTCCTGGGCCGGGCTGTCGCTGACCATGCCGCTCAAGCGCGCGATCATTCCGCTGCTCCACGGCATCAGCGACACCGCGGCCTCCGTGGAAGCCGTGAACACCGTGGTCTTCACCGAGGACGGCCGCCGTCTCGGCGACAACACCGATATCCCCGGCATGACCGCCGCGCTGCGCGAGCGGGGCGTCGACAAGGTCGGATCGGCCGCGGTACTGGGCGCGGGCGCGACCGCGTCGTCCGCGCTCGCCGCGCTCTCACGGATCTGTACGGGACCGGTCACCGCGTATGTCCGCAGTGCGGCCCGGGCGGACGAGATGCGCGGCTGGGGCGAGCGGCTCGGCGTCGAGGTGCGTATCGCCGACTGGGCCGAGGCCGCCGTGGCGCTGCGTGCGCCGCTGGTCATCGCCACCACGCCGGCCGGTGCCACCGACGAGCTGGCGCACGCCGTACCGGACCGCCCCGGGACGCTCTTCGACGTGCTGTACGACCCTTGGCCGACCGCACTCGCCGCCGCCTGGTCGCGGCAGGGCGGGGACGTCGTCGGCGGCCTGGACCTCCTGGTCCACCAGGCGGTGCTCCAGGTCGAGCAGATGACGGGGCGGACCCCCGCGCCGCTCAGGGCCATGCGTGCAGCCGGCGAGAAGGCGCTGACCAGCGGCCGAACCGCGTGA
- the alaS gene encoding alanine--tRNA ligase translates to MESAEIRRRWLSFFEERGHTVVPSASLIADDPTLLLVPAGMVPFKPYFLGEAKPPAPRATSVQKCVRTPDIEEVGKTTRHGTFFQMCGNFSFGDYFKEGAITYAWELLTSSVADGGFGLDPERLWITVYLDDDEAEQIWRDKIGVPPERIQRLGKKDNFWSMGVPGPCGPCSEINYDRGPEFGEEGGPAVNDERYVEIWNLVFMQYERGAGEGKEDFPILGDLPSKNIDTGLGLERLAMILQGVQNMYETDTLRVVMDKATELTGVRYGADHGSDVSLRVVADHIRTSVMLIGDGVTPGNEGRGYVLRRIMRRAIRNMRLLGATGPVVAELAGTVITTMGEQYPELITDRKRIETVAVAEEAAFLKALKGGTNILDTAITDTKAGGGTVLAGEKAFLLHDTWGFPIDLTLEMAAEQGLSVDEDGFRRLMKEQRDKAKADAKAKKTGHADLSAYRSVADSSGSTEFTGYSATEGESTIVGLLVDGVPSPAATEGDEVEVVLDRTPFYAEGGGQLADQGRIKLDTGAVIEIRDVQQPVPGVSVHKGSVQVGEVTVGASAYAAIDINRRRAIARAHSATHLTHQALRDALGPTAAQAGSENSPGRFRFDFGSPAAVPGTVLTDVEQKINEVLARELDVQAEVMSIDEAKKQGAIAEFGEKYGERVRVVTIGDFSKELCGGTHVHNTSQLGLVKLLGESSIGSGVRRIEALVGVDAYNFLAKEHTVVAQLQELVKGRSEELPEKISGMLAKLKDAEKEIERFRAEKVLQAAAGLASGAKDVRGLALVTGQVPDGTGADDLRKLVLDVRGRIPGDRPAVVALFSVANGRPVTVIATNEAGRERGLKAGDLVRAAAKTLGGGGGGKPDVAQGGGQNPAAIGDAVAAVERLVAETA, encoded by the coding sequence CTCCTTCGGGGACTACTTCAAGGAAGGCGCCATCACCTACGCCTGGGAGCTGCTGACCAGCTCTGTGGCTGACGGTGGCTTCGGCCTGGACCCCGAGCGGCTCTGGATCACGGTCTACCTCGACGACGACGAGGCCGAGCAGATCTGGCGCGACAAGATCGGCGTACCGCCCGAGCGCATCCAGCGCCTCGGCAAGAAGGACAACTTCTGGTCCATGGGCGTCCCCGGACCCTGTGGCCCCTGCTCCGAGATCAACTACGACCGCGGCCCGGAGTTCGGCGAAGAGGGCGGCCCCGCCGTCAACGACGAGCGCTATGTGGAGATCTGGAACCTGGTCTTCATGCAGTACGAGCGCGGCGCCGGCGAGGGCAAGGAAGACTTCCCGATCCTCGGTGACCTGCCGTCGAAGAACATCGACACCGGCCTCGGCCTCGAACGCCTCGCGATGATCCTGCAGGGCGTACAGAACATGTACGAGACCGACACTCTGCGCGTCGTCATGGACAAGGCCACCGAGCTGACCGGCGTCCGCTACGGCGCCGACCACGGCTCGGACGTCTCGCTGCGCGTGGTCGCCGACCACATCCGCACGTCCGTGATGCTCATCGGCGACGGCGTCACCCCCGGCAACGAGGGCCGCGGCTATGTGCTGCGCCGCATCATGCGCCGCGCCATCCGCAATATGCGGCTGTTGGGCGCCACCGGACCGGTCGTCGCCGAACTCGCCGGCACGGTCATCACGACCATGGGCGAGCAGTACCCCGAGCTGATCACCGACCGCAAGCGGATCGAGACCGTCGCCGTCGCCGAGGAGGCCGCCTTCCTCAAGGCCCTCAAGGGCGGCACCAACATCCTCGACACCGCGATCACCGACACCAAGGCCGGCGGCGGCACGGTCCTCGCCGGCGAGAAGGCGTTCCTGCTCCACGACACCTGGGGCTTCCCGATCGACCTCACCCTGGAGATGGCCGCCGAGCAGGGGCTGTCCGTCGACGAGGACGGCTTCCGGCGCCTGATGAAGGAGCAGCGGGACAAGGCCAAGGCCGACGCCAAGGCCAAGAAGACCGGTCACGCCGACCTGTCCGCCTACCGTTCGGTCGCCGACAGCTCCGGCTCCACCGAGTTCACCGGCTACTCCGCCACCGAGGGCGAGTCGACGATCGTCGGCCTGCTGGTCGACGGTGTTCCGTCGCCCGCCGCCACCGAGGGCGACGAGGTCGAGGTCGTGCTCGACCGCACGCCTTTCTACGCCGAGGGCGGCGGCCAGCTGGCCGACCAGGGCCGCATCAAGCTCGACACGGGCGCCGTCATCGAGATCCGCGATGTGCAGCAGCCCGTCCCGGGTGTCAGCGTGCACAAGGGTTCGGTGCAGGTCGGCGAGGTGACGGTCGGCGCCTCCGCCTACGCCGCCATCGACATCAACCGCCGCCGTGCGATCGCCCGCGCCCACAGCGCCACGCACCTCACGCACCAGGCGCTGCGCGACGCCCTCGGTCCGACGGCCGCCCAGGCCGGTTCGGAGAATTCGCCGGGCCGCTTCCGCTTCGACTTCGGCTCGCCCGCCGCCGTACCCGGCACGGTCCTGACCGATGTCGAGCAGAAGATCAACGAAGTCCTCGCCCGTGAACTCGACGTCCAGGCCGAGGTCATGAGCATCGACGAGGCCAAGAAGCAGGGCGCCATCGCCGAGTTCGGCGAGAAGTACGGCGAGCGCGTGCGCGTCGTCACCATCGGCGACTTCTCCAAGGAGCTCTGCGGCGGCACGCATGTGCACAACACCTCCCAGCTGGGGCTGGTGAAGCTGCTCGGCGAGTCGTCGATCGGCTCCGGAGTGCGCCGTATCGAGGCTCTCGTCGGCGTCGACGCCTACAACTTCCTCGCCAAGGAGCACACGGTCGTTGCCCAGCTCCAGGAGCTGGTCAAGGGTCGTTCCGAGGAGCTCCCCGAGAAGATCTCCGGCATGCTCGCCAAGCTCAAGGACGCCGAGAAGGAGATCGAGAGGTTCCGCGCCGAGAAGGTCCTGCAGGCCGCCGCCGGTCTCGCTTCGGGTGCCAAGGACGTACGGGGCCTGGCTCTGGTCACCGGTCAGGTGCCGGACGGCACCGGCGCCGACGATCTGCGCAAGCTGGTCCTCGACGTCCGCGGCCGCATCCCGGGCGACCGCCCTGCGGTCGTGGCCCTGTTCTCCGTCGCCAACGGCCGCCCGGTGACGGTCATCGCGACCAACGAGGCCGGCCGCGAGCGTGGCCTCAAGGCCGGTGACCTCGTCCGTGCCGCCGCCAAGACCCTCGGTGGCGGCGGTGGCGGCAAGCCGGACGTCGCCCAGGGCGGCGGGCAGAACCCGGCTGCCATCGGCGACGCCGTGGCGGCCGTCGAGCGTCTCGTCGCCGAGACGGCCTGA
- the aroC gene encoding chorismate synthase, which produces MSRLRWLTAGESHGPALVATLEGLPAGVPITTEMVADHLARRRLGYGRGARMKFERDEVTFLGGVRHGLTMGSPVAVMVGNTEWPKWEQVMSADPVDPDELAKLARNAPLTRPRPGHADLAGMQKYALDEARPILERASARETAARVALGAVARSYLKETAGIEIVSHVVELAAARAPYGVVPVPADEAKLDADPVRCLDADVSKAMVAEIDQAHKDGDTLGGVVEVLAYGVPVGLGSHVHWDRRLDARLAAALMGIQAIKGVEVGDGFELARVPGSKAHDEIVPTEDGIRRTSGRSGGTEGGMSTGELLRVRAAMKPIATVPRALATVDVATGEVAAAHHQRSDVCAVPAAGIVAEAMVALVLADAVAEKFGGDSVSETRRNVQSYLDNLHIR; this is translated from the coding sequence TTGAGCAGGTTGCGTTGGCTGACGGCGGGGGAGTCGCACGGACCCGCACTGGTGGCGACGCTGGAGGGTCTTCCCGCCGGCGTGCCCATTACCACCGAGATGGTGGCGGACCACCTTGCCCGGCGGCGCCTCGGCTATGGACGCGGTGCGCGGATGAAGTTCGAGCGCGACGAGGTCACCTTCCTCGGTGGCGTACGCCACGGACTGACCATGGGCTCGCCGGTGGCGGTCATGGTGGGCAACACCGAGTGGCCGAAGTGGGAGCAGGTCATGTCGGCCGACCCGGTCGACCCCGATGAGCTCGCCAAGCTGGCCCGCAACGCGCCTCTGACCCGGCCGCGTCCCGGCCATGCCGACCTGGCCGGCATGCAGAAGTACGCGCTCGATGAGGCCCGGCCGATCCTGGAACGGGCCAGCGCCCGCGAGACCGCAGCGCGTGTCGCGCTCGGCGCGGTCGCCCGCTCCTACCTCAAGGAGACGGCGGGCATCGAGATCGTCTCCCACGTTGTCGAACTGGCCGCCGCCAGGGCTCCGTACGGCGTGGTGCCCGTCCCCGCCGACGAGGCGAAGCTCGACGCGGACCCGGTGCGCTGCCTGGACGCCGATGTGTCGAAGGCGATGGTCGCGGAGATCGACCAGGCCCACAAGGACGGCGACACCCTCGGCGGCGTTGTCGAGGTGCTGGCCTACGGCGTGCCGGTCGGTCTCGGCTCGCATGTGCACTGGGACCGGCGCCTCGACGCCCGTCTCGCGGCCGCGCTGATGGGCATCCAGGCCATCAAGGGTGTCGAGGTCGGCGACGGCTTCGAGCTGGCGCGCGTACCCGGGTCGAAGGCCCACGACGAGATCGTGCCGACCGAGGACGGCATCCGCCGCACGTCGGGCCGCTCCGGCGGTACGGAAGGCGGCATGTCCACCGGTGAACTGCTGCGTGTACGGGCCGCGATGAAGCCGATCGCGACCGTGCCGCGTGCGCTGGCCACCGTCGACGTCGCGACCGGCGAGGTCGCGGCCGCCCACCACCAGCGTTCCGACGTCTGTGCGGTACCGGCCGCCGGGATCGTGGCCGAGGCGATGGTGGCGCTCGTCCTCGCTGACGCGGTCGCCGAGAAGTTCGGCGGAGACAGCGTCTCCGAGACCCGCCGCAATGTGCAGTCCTACCTCGACAATCTGCACATCCGGTGA
- the mltG gene encoding endolytic transglycosylase MltG, giving the protein MTEYGRSSGSEPWHPEDPLYGDQGWGGQQAAAGQPPYGGQPQQQYPQQPQQYGNQQDPYQQQYDQQQYDQQRQQYDQQQQQQYNQQQQYNQQQQQQQYNGGWDTGQHPAMPYGASPGDTYGGPQPGYGSRQEADYYATPEAYPPPQPPGRRQAEPEPASDWDAEAPQEETHPFFTGDDGRDADDEYDDDPGESRRGGGRERRGKTKKKSRNGCACLVVSLILVGALGGAGYFGYQFWQSHFGPAEDYTGVGSGSAEVDIPKGAGLGEIGTILKKAGVVKSAGAFVSAADGKSIEAGVYTLAKGMSGKSAVEAMLNPASRNNLIVTPGKRNSWVYEQIDKRLGIKAGATEAVAKAKAKTLGLPEWADDNKDIKDPLEGFLYPATYPVAKGMKPEAVLQKMVAQANEAFGKKDLKAEAARLGLKSPLQVLTVASLVQAEGKYKHDFDKVSRVVYNRLEPNNAETVGRLEFDSTINYIKSGSKLDLGAVDDLRKIKDPYNTYDIKGLPPGPIGNPGLDAFGSALKPTPGPWYYFVSITEDETLFAVTNAEHERNRKKYAEQQKKNGQ; this is encoded by the coding sequence ATGACTGAGTATGGCCGGAGCTCCGGCTCCGAACCGTGGCATCCCGAGGACCCGTTGTACGGGGACCAGGGATGGGGAGGACAGCAGGCTGCAGCCGGCCAGCCTCCGTACGGCGGCCAGCCGCAGCAGCAGTACCCGCAGCAGCCGCAGCAGTACGGCAACCAGCAGGACCCGTACCAGCAGCAGTACGACCAGCAGCAGTACGACCAGCAACGGCAGCAGTACGACCAGCAGCAACAGCAGCAGTACAACCAGCAACAGCAGTACAACCAGCAGCAACAGCAGCAGCAGTACAACGGCGGCTGGGACACCGGCCAGCACCCAGCCATGCCCTACGGAGCGAGTCCCGGCGACACCTACGGCGGCCCGCAGCCCGGCTACGGCAGCCGGCAGGAGGCCGACTACTACGCCACTCCTGAGGCGTACCCGCCGCCGCAGCCACCCGGCCGGCGCCAGGCCGAGCCGGAGCCCGCGTCCGACTGGGATGCCGAGGCGCCGCAGGAGGAGACCCACCCCTTCTTCACCGGCGACGACGGCCGGGACGCCGACGACGAGTACGACGACGACCCGGGCGAGTCGCGCCGGGGCGGCGGCCGTGAGCGCCGCGGCAAGACCAAGAAGAAGAGCCGCAACGGCTGCGCCTGCCTGGTCGTCTCGCTGATCCTCGTGGGCGCCCTCGGTGGTGCCGGCTACTTCGGTTATCAATTCTGGCAGAGCCATTTCGGTCCGGCCGAGGACTACACCGGCGTCGGAAGCGGCTCGGCCGAGGTCGACATCCCCAAGGGCGCGGGCCTCGGAGAGATCGGCACCATCCTCAAGAAGGCCGGTGTCGTGAAGAGCGCCGGCGCCTTCGTCTCCGCCGCCGACGGAAAGAGCATCGAAGCCGGCGTCTACACGCTCGCGAAGGGCATGTCCGGCAAGAGCGCCGTGGAAGCCATGCTCAACCCTGCCAGCCGCAACAACCTGATCGTCACCCCGGGCAAGCGCAATTCCTGGGTCTACGAGCAGATCGACAAGCGCCTCGGCATCAAGGCGGGAGCCACCGAGGCCGTCGCGAAGGCGAAGGCGAAGACCCTGGGCCTGCCCGAGTGGGCCGATGACAACAAGGACATCAAGGACCCGCTGGAGGGCTTCCTGTACCCCGCGACGTACCCGGTCGCCAAGGGCATGAAGCCGGAAGCCGTCCTTCAGAAGATGGTCGCCCAGGCGAACGAGGCATTCGGCAAGAAGGACCTCAAGGCCGAGGCCGCGAGGCTGGGCCTGAAATCGCCGCTCCAGGTGCTCACTGTCGCGAGCCTCGTCCAGGCCGAAGGCAAGTACAAACACGACTTCGACAAGGTCTCGCGGGTCGTCTACAACCGCCTCGAACCGAACAACGCCGAGACGGTCGGGCGGCTCGAGTTCGACTCGACGATCAACTACATAAAGAGCGGGAGCAAACTCGACCTCGGTGCCGTCGATGATCTGCGGAAGATAAAAGACCCGTACAACACGTACGACATCAAGGGTCTGCCGCCGGGGCCGATCGGCAACCCGGGTCTGGACGCCTTCGGCTCGGCGCTCAAGCCGACGCCCGGCCCCTGGTACTACTTCGTGTCGATCACCGAGGACGAGACGCTCTTCGCGGTCACCAACGCGGAACACGAGCGGAACCGCAAGAAGTACGCAGAGCAGCAGAAGAAGAACGGCCAGTGA
- the ruvX gene encoding Holliday junction resolvase RuvX, which produces MRRGRRLAFDVGDARIGVASCDPDGVLATPVETVPGRDVPAAHRRLRQLVEEYEPIEVIVGLPRSLSGGEGPAAVKIRGFAQELARGIAPIPVRLVDERMTTVTASQGLRASGVKSKKGRSVIDQAAAVVILQNALESERASGEAPGEGVEVVV; this is translated from the coding sequence ATGCGCAGAGGACGCCGTCTCGCGTTCGACGTCGGGGACGCCCGGATCGGGGTCGCCTCGTGCGACCCCGACGGGGTCCTCGCCACGCCGGTGGAGACCGTGCCGGGACGCGATGTCCCGGCCGCCCACCGGCGGCTGCGGCAGCTCGTCGAGGAGTACGAACCGATCGAGGTCATCGTGGGCCTGCCCCGCTCGCTCAGCGGCGGCGAGGGCCCGGCCGCGGTCAAGATCCGCGGCTTCGCGCAGGAGCTCGCGCGCGGCATCGCGCCCATTCCGGTCCGACTGGTCGACGAGAGGATGACCACAGTGACGGCCAGTCAGGGACTGCGCGCTTCGGGCGTGAAGTCCAAAAAAGGCCGGTCCGTCATCGACCAGGCTGCCGCTGTGGTGATCCTCCAGAACGCTCTGGAGTCCGAAAGGGCGTCCGGTGAGGCACCCGGGGAGGGCGTCGAAGTGGTTGTCTGA